From the Ptychodera flava strain L36383 unplaced genomic scaffold, AS_Pfla_20210202 Scaffold_46__1_contigs__length_1169225_pilon, whole genome shotgun sequence genome, one window contains:
- the LOC139128269 gene encoding uncharacterized protein, with translation MAVQTAVVCSVVLTVFLLSSHEGLVEGNSDFEVITEDALSCYDCRGYDSSSIDRCLNNPASVSTKEVCPTEVAGTQVFPSCHKTKQTAAGKITSVTRGCLYHYNCTEITSCLNNNETGVCVNCCNDVDLCNTASTSQNVQLVVMATSLSLFIAATRLVCAQ, from the exons ATGGCCGTCCAAACGGCTGTCGTCTGTTCGGTGGTTTTGACGGTGTTTTTGTTGTCGTCTCACGAAG GGTTAGTGGAAGGCAACTCGGATTTCGAGGTCATCACAGAAGATGCTTTGAGCTGCTACGACTGCAGAGGTTACGACTCTTCGTCAATCGACAGATGCCTCAACAACCCAGCCAGTGTCTCGACGAAAGAGGTCTGCCCAACGGAGGTGGCTGGTACCCAAGTCTTCCCATCGTGCCAT aaaaccaAACAGACAGCGGCTGGTAAAATCACCAGTGTAACCAGGGGATGCCTCTACCATTACAACTGCACAGAGATTACTTCGTGCCTCAACAATAACGAAACGGGGGTGTGCGTAAACTGCTGCAACGATGTGGATTTGTGCAACACAGCATCGACGTCACAGAACGTACAGTTGGTCGTCATGGCAACATCGCTCTCTCTCTTCATTGCGGCCACAAGACTCGTTTGTGCGCAGTAG
- the LOC139128219 gene encoding negative elongation factor A-like — protein MEIMQKVTAHVPLICRKLGVQSNMASVRESDTSLWLNNKLGDNDDLWSGISSFSSQLNRDVLQNIQTCFLASQTQVKLKLLLSFLHMHRRNVEELQSELEDIIEQALQDDDEWVRIIADILRTYPSTGRLNLDIEHNHPSVADALVELRRIVSETDPSSFLPMECQYLNRNALTQLVGLQPPPVKHFALKRKPKSAALRSELLQKSFEAQAQQRKQGHSTPVAAKARLQPKKTDNHTPLRGIPKTTPTSGFRSHANLNRSTPLNRSLSMQKERGTKLLDINEQPMGGGREAKRRKKMQEIESMQEQMKKDKEAPPATPEYAASLMSPAVQKSGAAASTATSTPTPSYVPGSNKPSTSLLANIVGQTTPPSIRDARETYSNNYSNSCSSHSSAADNSTAQLTQQPSQQQQQQQKAVAVIQPAAATTTVPAATTTTATPSTVAPAAASTAAAQPAAKKGLSLTREQMLAAQEMFRLSNKVTRPEKALILGFMAGSRENPCPQQGDIVTIKLSENHENSSDGTPMTVDSYFEMNYSNGQWKRYKTQRPL, from the exons atggaaataatgcaaaaagttacagctcatgtgcctttaatatGTAGAAAGTTAGgggtacaatccaatatggcatcCGTGAGAGAGAGTGACACGAGTCTTTGGCTTAATAATAAACTTGGTGATAACGATGATCTGTGGTCCGGAATCAGCAGTTTTAGCTCCCAACTAAACCGTGATGTTTTGCAGAATATTCAGACGTGCTTCTTAGCTTCTCAGACCCAAGTTAAACTCAAGTTACTGCTGTCGTTTCTACACATGCATCGCAGGAACGTGGAAGAG TTGCAGTCAGAGTTGGAAGATATTATAGAACAAGCATTACAAGACGATGATGAGTGGGTTAGAATCATTGCAGATATCCTACGAACATACCCCTCCACTGGAAGATTAAACCTAGATATTGAACATAACCATCCGTCAGTGGCTGATGCATTGGTTGAACTCAGGCGCATAG TTTCAGAAACAGACCCGTCTTCCTTTCTACCCATGGAATGTCAATACTTGAACAGAAATGCCTTAACTCAGCTTGTAGGATTGCAGCCGCCTCCTGTCAAACACTTTGCATTGAAGAGAAAACCTAAATCAGCAGCTCTCAGAAGTGAACTGCTTCAAAAAT CTTTTGAAGCTCAAGCACAGCAAAGAAAGCAAGGACACAGCACTCCAGTGGCAGCCAAAGCTAGATTACAACCCAAGAAAACTGACAATCACA CTCCTCTGCGAGGAATTCCGAAGACCACACCAACATCAGGTTTCAGGTCTCATGCCAACTTAAACAGAAGTACTCCACTCAACAGGTCACTATCAATGCAGAAAGAAAGAGGAACAAAG TTACTGGATATCAATGAACAGCCAATGGGTGGAGGAAGGGAAGCCAAGAGACGGAAGAAGATGCAAG AAATTGAGTCAATGCAGGAACAGATGAAGAAAGACAAGGAAGCACCCCCAGCAACACCAGAGTATGCTGCCAGTCTAATGTCACCAGCAGTTCAG AAATCTGGAGCGGCAGCTAGTACAGCGACCTCCACACCAACACCATCGTACGTACCGGGTTCAAACAAACCATCAACGTCACTGCTCGCCAACATCG TGGGTCAAACAACGCCCCCTTCAATACGGGATGCGAGAGAAACTTACAGCAACAACTACAGCAACAGCTGCAGCAGTCACAGCTCAGCCGCAGACAACAGTACAGCACAACTCACACAGCAGCCATCAcagcagcaacagcagcagcagaaAGCAGTGGCTGTGATTCAgccagcagcagcaacaactaCAGTACCCGCTGCAACTACCACAACTGCAACACCTTCAACGGTAGCACCTGCTGCAGCATCAACAGCTGCAGCACAGCCTGCAGCCAAGAAGGGATTGTCTCTTACT AGAGAACAAATGTTAGCCGCGCAAGAGATGTTCCGACTTTCAAACAAGGTGACCAGACCAGAGAAGGCTTTGATACTTGGATTTATGGCAGGCTCAAGAG AAAATCCATGTCCTCAACAAGGAGACATTGTCACCATAAAACTCAGTGAAAACCATGAGAACAGCAGTGATGGAACACCGATGACCGTTGACagctattttgaaatgaattacAGCAATGGACAATGGAAGCGATACAAAACGCAGAGACCATTGTGA